A single region of the Arthrobacter sp. V1I7 genome encodes:
- a CDS encoding 2-hydroxyacid dehydrogenase, producing MSTATNELTTAAASKSVALAGTTRPPFTVAVTADAARPDGSSIHGDLGLQRLSENGISWGVLPSYTDPVPLADLAGVQAVLALGHIAFDSRTVDHAPDLRLIARFGAGYETIDLDACTRAGVVVTNTPDAIRRPLAVAGLTLLLSLSHKLLAKDRLTRTSDWAQREHYRGAPLVGRTVGIVGFGSVGAELARLLAPLGMKVVGNNRSGRHAEAAELGVELLGLDELLEVSDYVVLCAALTPATEKLIDAAALARMKSGAYLINIGRGKLVDTDALRDALRDGRIAGAGLDVFEPEPLLPDDELLTFDNVVLSPHSLCWTEDFTRDVAASAIASILAVAAGERPADVLNPEVFATAAFAAKQGNPACDLDNILSNSRSYRKQDSTKE from the coding sequence ATGAGCACAGCAACAAATGAATTGACGACGGCGGCCGCCAGCAAGTCGGTCGCCCTGGCGGGCACCACCCGCCCGCCATTCACCGTGGCGGTCACGGCCGACGCTGCCCGGCCTGACGGCAGCTCCATCCACGGGGACCTGGGACTGCAGCGGCTCAGCGAGAATGGCATCAGCTGGGGCGTCCTGCCCAGCTACACGGACCCGGTTCCGCTGGCCGATCTTGCCGGAGTCCAGGCCGTTCTGGCGCTCGGACACATCGCCTTCGATTCGCGCACCGTGGACCACGCCCCGGACCTGAGGCTGATCGCCCGGTTCGGGGCAGGGTACGAAACCATCGACCTGGATGCCTGCACCCGCGCCGGCGTCGTCGTCACCAACACCCCGGACGCCATTCGCCGGCCGCTGGCAGTGGCGGGGCTGACCCTTCTCCTGTCGCTCTCGCACAAGCTCCTGGCCAAGGACCGGCTGACGCGGACCTCTGACTGGGCGCAGCGTGAGCACTACCGGGGCGCGCCGCTGGTGGGACGGACGGTCGGGATCGTGGGCTTCGGCAGCGTGGGCGCCGAGCTCGCCCGGTTGCTGGCTCCGCTCGGGATGAAGGTGGTGGGCAACAACCGCAGCGGCCGCCACGCGGAGGCCGCGGAACTCGGGGTCGAGTTGCTGGGCCTGGACGAGCTGCTGGAGGTCTCCGACTACGTTGTGCTCTGCGCCGCGCTCACACCGGCGACCGAAAAGCTGATCGACGCCGCGGCACTGGCCCGGATGAAGTCAGGCGCCTATCTGATCAACATCGGCCGCGGAAAGCTCGTGGACACGGATGCCCTCCGGGACGCCCTGCGGGACGGCCGGATCGCCGGTGCGGGGCTCGACGTCTTTGAGCCGGAACCCCTGCTTCCCGACGACGAGCTGCTGACCTTCGACAACGTGGTGCTTTCCCCGCATTCGCTGTGCTGGACCGAGGACTTCACCCGGGATGTGGCGGCCAGCGCCATCGCGTCGATCCTGGCGGTGGCGGCGGGGGAGCGTCCCGCCGACGTCCTGAATCCGGAAGTCTTTGCAACCGCGGCCTTCGCCGCGAAGCAGGGTAACCCGGCATGTGACCTTGACAACATCCTTTCAAATAGTAGATCCTATAGGAAACAGGATTCCACGAAGGAGTGA
- a CDS encoding 2,3-butanediol dehydrogenase has product MKAARFHARKDLRIEDVQEPDLRPGAVKIAVAWCGICGTDLHEFMEGPIFTPPPGNPHGLTHEDAPVTLGHEFSGIVEEVAEGVSGLTVGDNVVVEPYFVCNECGPCLSGHYNLCTKMGFIGLAGGGGGLSEKIVVDARWVHSVGDIPLDEAALIEPLAVAYHAVGRSGLKAGDTAVVGGAGPIGLLTAAVLKGLGITTIVTELSAARKDKAVSSGVADHLLDPSSDDVKARVLELTAGAGANGAFECAGVNAVLDTMLDVVKPAGVVVNVSIWGHPATVDMQKVVLKEIDLRGTIAYCGDHAAAIKLVQEGKVDLKPFITGRIALDDLVDKGFDTLINHNDTAVKIIVHP; this is encoded by the coding sequence ATGAAAGCAGCACGATTCCACGCCCGCAAGGATCTCCGGATCGAAGATGTCCAAGAGCCCGATCTGCGTCCCGGGGCGGTAAAGATCGCGGTGGCCTGGTGCGGCATCTGCGGCACCGACCTCCATGAATTCATGGAAGGGCCCATCTTCACCCCGCCGCCAGGGAATCCCCATGGGCTTACCCACGAGGACGCCCCTGTCACTCTGGGCCATGAGTTCTCCGGCATCGTCGAGGAAGTTGCGGAGGGCGTCAGCGGTCTTACCGTCGGAGACAACGTTGTAGTGGAGCCGTACTTCGTCTGCAATGAATGCGGACCCTGCCTCAGCGGGCACTACAACCTCTGCACAAAGATGGGCTTCATCGGCTTGGCGGGCGGCGGTGGAGGCTTGAGCGAGAAGATTGTGGTCGACGCCCGGTGGGTGCACTCCGTCGGCGACATCCCGCTGGACGAAGCCGCGCTCATCGAACCTCTCGCGGTGGCGTACCACGCCGTCGGCAGGAGCGGCCTCAAAGCCGGCGACACCGCCGTCGTCGGGGGCGCCGGACCTATCGGACTGCTCACCGCAGCGGTCCTGAAAGGCCTCGGTATCACCACGATTGTCACTGAGCTGTCGGCAGCCCGCAAGGACAAGGCGGTGTCGTCCGGGGTCGCGGATCATCTTCTCGATCCGAGCTCCGACGACGTCAAGGCGCGCGTGCTGGAACTGACCGCAGGTGCGGGTGCAAACGGGGCCTTTGAATGTGCCGGCGTGAATGCCGTGCTGGACACGATGCTCGACGTCGTGAAGCCGGCGGGCGTCGTCGTCAACGTTTCGATCTGGGGACACCCGGCCACAGTGGATATGCAAAAAGTCGTGCTGAAGGAAATCGATCTGCGCGGCACCATCGCTTACTGCGGCGATCATGCCGCCGCCATCAAGCTGGTCCAGGAAGGAAAAGTCGACCTGAAACCCTTCATCACCGGGAGAATCGCCTTGGACGACCTGGTGGACAAGGGCTTCGATACGCTGATCAACCACAACGACACCGCAGTGAAAATCATCGTCCACCCGTAG
- a CDS encoding MFS transporter: MHTEALAAGPKESATRRTIKNLRWWILGWALAAGIINYMDRSAISIAAPQLIKEFGMTRTDIGLLGTVFSWTYAFAQLPAGWLVDKLGARKMYFLAIAGWSIATALMAIGGKMWHFITFRFLLGVTEAPNGPASARLTADWFPRAERGQATAIWDSGSKWGPAIAPPVLTAIMLTFGWQAIFLFLGVAGLVLALAFFMYYRAPEEHKSISAKELDYIESQRTTQVLTAKKVSWLGLFKHRQIWGMMAGFFCVIWIWNIFIVFLPLYLQEERGVSIANSGWLAAVPYLGAAILGITGGWVMTRYSKKAGRDPLLAKRHVMSVAAVIAGILICLIPFVDSLPLALAVMTVALGFVATMQAAAWAMPGDIVDNSQVASVGAIQNFGGYFGGAFAPLLTGVIADATGSYAPSFVIGGIIAALAAVAYTVLVREPIRDKTAATQTESADA; the protein is encoded by the coding sequence GTGCACACAGAAGCTTTGGCCGCAGGGCCTAAGGAATCAGCAACACGCCGCACCATCAAGAATCTGCGATGGTGGATCCTCGGCTGGGCGCTAGCCGCCGGCATCATCAACTACATGGATCGCAGCGCGATCTCCATCGCCGCGCCACAACTGATCAAAGAATTCGGCATGACCCGGACGGACATTGGCCTCCTAGGCACCGTGTTTTCCTGGACCTACGCTTTTGCCCAGCTGCCCGCCGGCTGGCTCGTGGATAAGCTCGGCGCCCGCAAAATGTACTTCCTCGCCATCGCAGGCTGGAGCATCGCTACCGCGTTGATGGCCATCGGCGGCAAGATGTGGCACTTCATCACCTTCCGCTTCCTGCTCGGCGTCACCGAAGCACCGAACGGACCGGCCTCGGCCAGGCTCACAGCTGACTGGTTCCCCCGTGCCGAGCGCGGACAGGCCACCGCGATCTGGGACAGTGGTTCCAAATGGGGACCCGCCATTGCACCGCCCGTCCTGACTGCCATCATGCTCACCTTCGGCTGGCAGGCCATCTTCCTGTTCCTCGGCGTCGCTGGCCTGGTGCTGGCCCTTGCCTTCTTCATGTACTACCGCGCCCCCGAAGAGCACAAGAGCATCAGCGCGAAGGAATTGGACTACATCGAAAGCCAGCGCACGACGCAGGTCCTGACCGCCAAGAAGGTCTCCTGGCTGGGCCTCTTCAAGCACCGCCAGATCTGGGGAATGATGGCAGGCTTCTTCTGCGTCATCTGGATCTGGAACATATTCATCGTCTTCCTTCCGCTGTACTTGCAGGAAGAGCGCGGCGTCAGTATCGCAAACTCTGGCTGGCTGGCTGCAGTACCGTACCTGGGTGCGGCTATTCTGGGCATCACCGGCGGCTGGGTCATGACCCGCTACTCCAAGAAGGCAGGCCGCGATCCCCTTCTGGCCAAGCGCCACGTGATGTCCGTGGCCGCGGTCATCGCCGGCATCCTGATCTGCCTGATCCCGTTTGTGGATTCCCTCCCGCTCGCCCTCGCCGTGATGACCGTGGCACTGGGCTTCGTCGCCACCATGCAGGCGGCGGCCTGGGCCATGCCCGGTGACATCGTGGACAACTCCCAGGTCGCATCCGTCGGTGCCATCCAGAACTTCGGCGGCTACTTCGGCGGCGCCTTTGCCCCGCTGCTGACCGGCGTGATCGCCGACGCAACCGGCTCCTACGCGCCGTCGTTCGTCATCGGCGGCATCATCGCAGCCCTCGCCGCCGTGGCCTACACCGTGCTGGTCCGCGAACCCATCAGGGACAAGACCGCGGCAACCCAGACGGAGAGCGCCGACGCATGA
- a CDS encoding GntR family transcriptional regulator, whose protein sequence is MQLASSGSRSEGGPTGRTVSRQVLADHVYEELLASLMDGRLEPGAAVSIDGTARELDVSPTPVREALARLEHTGMVRRVALKGYRVAPMFTQEDFAELMEARLAIEPVNARLACARLTPAHHAELATAVADLKKAPRGPSFSEFRDYLEADERFHRLIAEHTGNQFMVAAYAALGGQVQRFRLFGGVGITDADQAIAEHQAVLDALSSGDPDRAAAAMAEHVKKVRGRAIADAPAE, encoded by the coding sequence ATGCAACTAGCTTCCTCCGGGAGTCGCTCCGAGGGCGGCCCCACTGGCCGGACCGTCAGCCGCCAGGTCCTCGCTGACCACGTCTATGAAGAGCTCCTGGCGTCGCTGATGGACGGGCGGCTCGAACCCGGGGCCGCGGTGAGCATCGATGGAACCGCCAGGGAGCTCGATGTTTCCCCCACGCCGGTGCGCGAAGCCCTTGCCCGGCTCGAGCACACCGGAATGGTTCGCCGCGTCGCACTCAAGGGCTACCGGGTTGCGCCGATGTTCACCCAGGAGGACTTCGCCGAGCTCATGGAAGCGCGGCTGGCGATCGAGCCCGTCAACGCCCGCCTGGCGTGCGCCCGGCTGACGCCGGCGCACCATGCCGAGCTGGCCACCGCTGTCGCGGACCTCAAGAAGGCGCCCCGCGGCCCATCGTTTTCCGAATTCCGTGACTATCTCGAAGCCGACGAGCGGTTCCACCGGCTGATCGCGGAACATACCGGCAACCAGTTCATGGTCGCCGCCTATGCCGCCCTCGGCGGGCAGGTCCAGCGCTTCCGCCTGTTTGGCGGGGTGGGCATCACGGACGCGGACCAAGCGATCGCCGAGCACCAAGCGGTTCTGGACGCGCTTTCCTCGGGCGACCCGGACAGGGCCGCGGCAGCCATGGCAGAGCATGTAAAGAAGGTGCGCGGCCGGGCCATCGCGGACGCCCCCGCCGAGTAA
- a CDS encoding ribose-5-phosphate isomerase: protein MSTTTGWRVVVGNDEAGVEYKDALKALLEADPRVASVLDIGVGANDSTAYPHVAVDAARKVAEGEADRALLICGTGLGVAIAANKVPGIRAVTAHDSYSVERSVLSNNAQVLTMGQRVIGLELAKKLVGEWLSHRFDENSSSAAKVDAICSYEPEYTKAV from the coding sequence ATGAGCACCACAACAGGCTGGCGTGTCGTCGTCGGCAACGACGAGGCCGGCGTCGAATACAAAGACGCCCTGAAAGCACTGCTGGAAGCGGATCCCCGCGTGGCCTCCGTGCTGGACATCGGGGTCGGCGCCAACGACTCCACCGCCTACCCCCACGTGGCCGTTGACGCCGCCCGGAAGGTGGCCGAAGGCGAAGCCGACCGGGCACTCCTGATCTGCGGAACGGGCCTCGGCGTGGCCATCGCGGCCAACAAGGTCCCCGGCATCCGGGCCGTCACCGCGCACGACAGCTACTCGGTGGAACGCTCGGTCCTGAGCAACAACGCCCAGGTCCTCACCATGGGCCAGCGCGTGATCGGCCTGGAACTGGCCAAGAAGCTCGTCGGCGAATGGCTCAGCCACCGCTTCGATGAAAACTCCTCCTCCGCCGCCAAGGTGGACGCCATCTGCTCGTACGAACCCGAATACACGAAGGCAGTCTGA
- a CDS encoding alkene reductase: MLFSPLTLGELELPNRLVMAPLTRVRSGKAGIPGPLVVEHYRQRASLGLIVSEGTYPSHAGRGFPGQPGLVTDEQLKGWANVTSAVHAEGGRIFAQVMHAGRVTHADTTGGYEVVAPSAIAIDGETRTYEGKKPFPVPRALTSEELPAIVQEFVLASRKAIDAGFDGVELHSANGYLLHEFLTPAANQRDDVYGGSPENRARFVIEVARAVVDAVGADRVGIRISPEHNVQGALELDVADVRATYAHLVDALAPLKLAYLSILHKDPAAELVQDLRARFGGTFLLNTGFGVVTTREEAKALVAEGHADAVVVGRPAIANPDLVRRWREGLPVNDPDPSTFYTEGAVGYTDYPAYQN; the protein is encoded by the coding sequence ATGCTGTTTTCCCCCCTGACCCTCGGCGAGCTGGAACTGCCCAACCGACTCGTGATGGCGCCCCTCACCCGCGTCCGCTCCGGCAAAGCAGGAATCCCCGGCCCGCTGGTCGTCGAGCATTACCGCCAGCGCGCTTCGCTCGGCCTGATCGTCAGCGAGGGAACGTACCCCAGCCACGCCGGCCGAGGCTTCCCGGGCCAGCCCGGGCTCGTGACCGACGAGCAGCTCAAGGGCTGGGCCAACGTCACGTCTGCCGTGCACGCCGAGGGCGGCAGGATCTTCGCCCAGGTGATGCACGCCGGCCGGGTAACCCACGCGGACACCACAGGCGGCTACGAGGTCGTTGCACCCAGCGCCATCGCCATAGACGGAGAGACCCGCACGTACGAGGGAAAGAAGCCGTTCCCCGTTCCCCGCGCCCTGACGTCCGAAGAACTCCCGGCCATCGTCCAGGAGTTTGTCCTGGCGTCCCGCAAGGCCATCGATGCCGGATTCGACGGCGTGGAGTTGCACTCCGCTAACGGTTACCTTCTGCACGAGTTCCTTACCCCGGCAGCCAACCAGCGCGACGACGTCTACGGCGGCTCCCCGGAGAACCGCGCGCGCTTCGTGATTGAAGTTGCCCGGGCCGTGGTGGACGCCGTCGGCGCGGACCGTGTCGGCATCCGCATTTCCCCGGAGCACAATGTCCAGGGTGCCCTCGAACTCGACGTGGCGGACGTCCGGGCCACCTACGCCCACCTCGTCGACGCCTTGGCTCCGCTGAAGCTGGCCTACCTCAGCATCCTGCACAAGGACCCCGCCGCCGAGCTGGTCCAGGACCTGCGCGCACGGTTTGGTGGAACCTTCCTGCTGAACACAGGCTTTGGCGTTGTCACTACCCGCGAGGAAGCTAAGGCCCTGGTCGCAGAAGGCCACGCTGACGCCGTGGTCGTCGGACGCCCTGCCATCGCCAACCCGGACCTGGTCCGCCGCTGGCGTGAAGGCCTGCCGGTCAACGACCCGGACCCGTCCACGTTCTACACCGAGGGCGCCGTGGGCTACACCGACTACCCGGCGTACCAGAACTAA
- a CDS encoding 3-hydroxyacyl-CoA dehydrogenase family protein produces the protein MTESTETAAAINAARKIAVVGSGYMGGGIAQVLALGGARVALADVSAEVAQKNYERLLAESDEFVAAGLFPEGATAILKENLWAAQDIEEAVADADFIEEAVPEVIGIKHQTLARISAAARPDAIIGSNTSTISIADLSEPVANPERFLGVHFSNPSPFIPGVEIIPHAGTSAATVGAVRDLVHAANKQTAVVKDVTGFVLNRLQYALFHEAAQLVEQEIATAEDVDTLVRTTFGFRLPFFGPFAIADMAGLDVYNFCYKSLQTDFPERFATPKILTDLVEAGKLGTKTGAGFLNVPAERTPELIAYRNKAYVAMQKLIDELGPAPIN, from the coding sequence ATGACCGAATCAACAGAAACCGCAGCCGCCATCAACGCCGCCCGGAAGATCGCCGTCGTCGGCTCCGGCTACATGGGCGGGGGCATCGCCCAGGTCCTGGCCCTCGGCGGCGCCCGGGTTGCGCTGGCGGATGTGTCCGCGGAAGTGGCCCAGAAGAACTACGAGCGGCTCCTGGCGGAATCCGACGAATTCGTGGCCGCGGGGCTCTTCCCGGAAGGCGCCACCGCCATCCTGAAGGAAAACCTCTGGGCCGCCCAGGACATCGAGGAGGCCGTGGCTGACGCCGACTTCATCGAAGAGGCCGTGCCCGAGGTCATCGGGATCAAGCACCAGACGCTCGCCCGCATCAGCGCGGCCGCCCGTCCCGACGCCATCATCGGGTCCAACACCTCGACGATCTCCATCGCGGACCTCTCCGAGCCCGTCGCCAACCCGGAACGCTTCCTGGGCGTGCACTTCTCCAACCCCTCGCCCTTCATCCCGGGCGTGGAAATCATCCCTCACGCCGGGACCTCGGCGGCCACGGTCGGCGCCGTCCGCGACCTGGTCCACGCCGCCAACAAGCAGACCGCCGTCGTCAAGGACGTCACCGGCTTCGTGCTCAACCGGCTCCAGTACGCGCTCTTCCACGAGGCCGCCCAGCTGGTGGAGCAGGAGATCGCGACGGCGGAAGACGTCGACACCCTGGTCCGCACCACGTTCGGCTTCCGGCTGCCGTTCTTCGGGCCCTTCGCGATCGCCGACATGGCAGGCCTGGATGTCTACAACTTCTGCTACAAGTCCCTGCAGACGGACTTCCCGGAACGCTTCGCCACCCCGAAGATCCTCACCGACCTCGTGGAGGCCGGCAAGCTGGGCACCAAGACCGGAGCAGGCTTCCTCAACGTCCCGGCGGAGCGCACCCCCGAACTGATCGCGTACCGGAACAAGGCGTACGTGGCCATGCAGAAGCTCATCGACGAGCTCGGCCCCGCACCCATCAACTGA
- the dhaL gene encoding dihydroxyacetone kinase subunit DhaL, which translates to MTQIFDNPADFADEALDGFVAANRGYVARVDGGVVRSTEVPAGQVALVVGGGSGHYPAFAGLVGPGLATGSACGNMFASPAAGQVYRVAKAANAGGGVLLSYGNYAGDVLHFGQAQLRLNAEGIETRTVLVTDDIASAPLDQIGKRRGIAGDLTVFKIAGAAAEAGLSLADVERLAIRTNYRTRSLGVAFGGCTLPGAESPLFSVPEGQMSLGLGIHGEPGISEHPMPTASELAALLVGRLLEDKPEDAGTRVVAIVNGLGTVKYDELFLLFGKIEKLLDAAGLTVVEPECGELVTSLDMSGLSLTLLWLDDELEQYWAAPADTPAYRKGNLAPRARRELAGPEAEMVSDIEHATTAAAAIGRQAAGVLAQVRDVVVEHEEELGRLDAIAGDGDHGIGMRRGVDAAVSAAQQAAANDGGASPSRVLTAAGEAWSERAGGTSGALWGSAIIAAGLALGNRESYSGEDAAAAVSAFVDAITELGKAEPGDKTMVDALLPFRDAFLGALDGGASVGASLGAAAAAAQTAADRTADLRPLKGRARPLAEKSLGHPDPGAVSFALIAARISSHINTAHAGTAHTDARLAHPEPAKQGAKA; encoded by the coding sequence ATGACCCAGATCTTCGACAACCCCGCTGACTTTGCGGATGAGGCACTGGACGGCTTCGTGGCCGCCAACCGCGGCTACGTGGCCCGGGTGGACGGCGGCGTCGTCCGTTCCACCGAGGTCCCCGCCGGGCAGGTGGCCCTGGTCGTGGGCGGCGGCTCCGGACACTATCCTGCCTTTGCCGGGCTGGTGGGGCCGGGCCTGGCCACGGGATCGGCGTGCGGCAACATGTTCGCTTCGCCCGCGGCCGGGCAGGTCTACCGGGTGGCGAAGGCCGCGAACGCCGGCGGCGGCGTGCTGCTGAGCTACGGCAACTACGCCGGGGACGTGCTGCACTTCGGCCAGGCCCAACTGCGCCTCAACGCGGAAGGCATCGAGACCCGCACCGTCCTCGTCACCGACGACATCGCCAGCGCCCCGCTGGACCAGATCGGGAAGCGCCGCGGCATCGCCGGGGACCTGACGGTCTTCAAGATCGCCGGCGCCGCGGCCGAGGCGGGCCTGAGCCTGGCTGACGTGGAACGGCTGGCCATCAGGACCAACTACCGCACCCGTTCGCTCGGCGTGGCGTTCGGCGGTTGCACCCTCCCGGGAGCGGAGTCGCCGCTGTTCTCGGTTCCGGAAGGCCAGATGTCGCTGGGCCTGGGCATCCACGGCGAGCCGGGCATTTCCGAGCACCCGATGCCGACCGCCTCTGAACTCGCCGCACTGCTGGTCGGAAGGCTTCTCGAGGACAAGCCCGAGGACGCGGGCACCCGTGTGGTGGCGATCGTCAACGGACTGGGCACCGTCAAGTACGACGAGCTGTTCCTGCTCTTCGGCAAGATCGAAAAGCTCCTCGACGCCGCGGGACTGACCGTGGTGGAACCCGAGTGCGGCGAGCTGGTCACCAGCCTGGACATGTCCGGGCTCTCCCTGACCCTGCTCTGGCTGGACGACGAACTCGAGCAGTACTGGGCAGCCCCGGCGGACACTCCGGCGTACCGCAAGGGCAACCTGGCACCCCGCGCCCGCCGCGAGCTCGCGGGTCCGGAGGCCGAGATGGTCTCCGACATCGAGCACGCCACGACGGCGGCAGCGGCCATCGGCCGGCAGGCAGCGGGCGTGCTCGCCCAGGTGCGGGACGTCGTCGTCGAACACGAAGAGGAATTGGGACGCCTGGATGCGATTGCCGGCGACGGCGACCACGGCATCGGGATGCGCCGAGGCGTGGACGCGGCCGTCTCCGCCGCCCAGCAGGCGGCGGCGAACGACGGCGGCGCGTCGCCGTCGCGGGTCCTGACCGCCGCGGGGGAGGCCTGGAGCGAGCGTGCCGGCGGAACCTCCGGTGCGCTGTGGGGGTCGGCGATCATCGCGGCCGGACTCGCTTTGGGCAACCGGGAGAGCTACTCCGGTGAGGACGCGGCCGCGGCTGTCAGCGCCTTCGTTGATGCCATCACCGAGCTCGGCAAGGCGGAGCCGGGGGACAAGACCATGGTGGACGCGCTGCTGCCGTTCCGGGACGCCTTCCTCGGCGCGCTCGACGGCGGCGCCTCAGTGGGCGCCTCGCTCGGCGCGGCTGCTGCCGCCGCGCAGACAGCCGCCGACCGGACGGCGGACCTCCGGCCGCTCAAGGGCCGCGCCCGTCCACTCGCTGAAAAAAGCCTTGGACACCCGGACCCCGGCGCGGTTTCGTTCGCCCTCATCGCGGCCCGGATCTCATCACACATCAACACTGCACACGCAGGCACTGCACACACCGACGCCAGGCTCGCTCACCCCGAGCCGGCGAAGCAAGGAGCAAAAGCATGA
- a CDS encoding sugar phosphate isomerase/epimerase, which yields MAYTAENWPITAALLQFPGTDAQGNHVNDADASTWAKVFAEVKEAGFADADLTDSWVRPGDLSSARLAEFKRTADNVGIGIPVISAIRRSVIEEGNWEANLAYSHRTIDAAAELGCEVVSFGLHQALTPEQQKQLWFWTVEGHKDPVGDKETWGKAVTRLRELGRHAADAGVLLSLEMYEDTYLGTADMSVQLVQDIGLDNVGLNPDIGNLIRLHRPIEDWREMVAKTLPYSNYWHMKNYIRDEDVARDSYVAMPAPMESGLINYREAFKVALSVGFQGILCTEHYGGDGLSVTARNQDYLRRQILPKTDGYALGQSQVAQGRQQPATAELASV from the coding sequence ATGGCTTATACAGCTGAGAACTGGCCCATCACCGCAGCGCTGCTGCAGTTCCCGGGCACGGATGCGCAGGGCAACCACGTCAACGACGCCGACGCCTCCACCTGGGCCAAGGTCTTCGCCGAGGTCAAGGAAGCCGGCTTTGCCGACGCCGACCTCACGGACAGCTGGGTCCGGCCCGGCGATCTGAGCTCAGCCCGGCTCGCAGAGTTCAAGCGGACCGCGGACAACGTGGGAATCGGCATTCCCGTCATCTCCGCCATCCGCCGCAGCGTGATCGAGGAAGGCAACTGGGAAGCCAACCTGGCCTACAGCCACCGCACCATCGACGCCGCGGCCGAACTGGGCTGCGAGGTGGTCTCCTTCGGGCTGCACCAGGCGCTCACGCCGGAGCAGCAGAAGCAGCTGTGGTTCTGGACCGTCGAAGGCCACAAGGACCCGGTGGGCGACAAGGAAACCTGGGGCAAGGCCGTCACGCGCCTCCGCGAACTCGGCCGGCACGCGGCGGACGCGGGCGTCCTGCTTTCGCTGGAAATGTACGAGGACACCTACCTCGGCACCGCGGATATGTCTGTGCAGCTGGTTCAGGACATCGGACTGGACAACGTCGGCCTGAACCCGGATATCGGCAACCTGATCCGGCTGCACCGCCCCATCGAGGACTGGCGCGAGATGGTGGCCAAGACCCTGCCGTACTCGAACTACTGGCACATGAAGAACTACATCCGTGATGAAGACGTGGCCCGTGACAGCTACGTTGCGATGCCCGCCCCGATGGAATCCGGTCTCATCAACTACCGCGAGGCGTTCAAGGTCGCCCTGTCGGTCGGCTTCCAGGGGATCCTCTGCACCGAGCACTACGGCGGCGACGGCCTGTCCGTCACGGCCCGCAACCAGGACTACCTGCGCCGCCAGATTCTGCCGAAGACGGACGGCTATGCCCTGGGGCAGAGCCAGGTGGCACAGGGCCGGCAGCAGCCCGCGACGGCGGAACTCGCCAGCGTCTGA